A window from Cryptomeria japonica chromosome 1, Sugi_1.0, whole genome shotgun sequence encodes these proteins:
- the LOC131063800 gene encoding probable E3 ubiquitin-protein ligase XERICO isoform X1, with product MGGLYDACDQMSKLLCMNRQRFCEGLLSPAKKRNFEMGLSSFPNTVSEGVLPILIVNTALSFAIIKDILRSILQIVGLSPYTEPESIDPSWPESNITPDMSYVHPEAQLIAEEIRQSLPIKRFQSDNESSSNEDDDGHVECAVCLSKFEEGDEIRQLPCCHFFHRLCLDKWLDHQQITCPLCRSCLLTEDAAQKMRLSEQALTDELIFWYSSFQESGYHGMWIER from the exons ATGGGCGGACTCTACGATGCATGTGACCAGATGTCTAAACTTCTATGCATGAATCGTCAAAG GTTTTGTGAAGGGTTGCTCTCTCCTGCAAAGAAAAGGAATTTTGAAATGGGTCTCTCAAGCTTCCCCAACACTGTCTCAGAAGGTGTTTTGCCAATTTTGATTGTTAACACAGCCCTATCTTTTGCTATTATCAAGGATATCTTGAGATCCATCCTCCAGATTGTAGGTCTCTCTCCATATACTGAACCTGAATCCATTGATCCATCATGGCCTGAGAGTAATATTACCCCTGACATGTCCTATGTACATCCAGAAGCGCAGCTCATTGCAGAAGAAATCAGGCAGAGCCTACCCATCAAGAGATTCCAATCTGATAATGAATCTTCAAGCAATGAAGACGATGATGGCCATGTTGAGTGTGCAGTTTGTTTGTCCAAGTTTGAAGAGGGGGATGAGATTAGGCAGCTGCCCTGCTGCCACTTTTTCCACAGACTCTGCCTTGACAAGTGGCTGGACCATCAGCAGATCACCTGCCCTCTGTGCAGATCATGTCTCTTAACCGAGGATGCAGCACAGAAAATGAGGCTCAGCGAACAGGCCCTTACAGATGAACTCATATTCTGGTACTCTTCCTTCCAAGAATCTGGCTATCATGGGATGTGGATTGAGAGGTAA
- the LOC131063800 gene encoding probable E3 ubiquitin-protein ligase XERICO isoform X2, whose translation MDSAIKLRFCEGLLSPAKKRNFEMGLSSFPNTVSEGVLPILIVNTALSFAIIKDILRSILQIVGLSPYTEPESIDPSWPESNITPDMSYVHPEAQLIAEEIRQSLPIKRFQSDNESSSNEDDDGHVECAVCLSKFEEGDEIRQLPCCHFFHRLCLDKWLDHQQITCPLCRSCLLTEDAAQKMRLSEQALTDELIFWYSSFQESGYHGMWIER comes from the exons ATGGACAGTGCTATCAAATTGAG GTTTTGTGAAGGGTTGCTCTCTCCTGCAAAGAAAAGGAATTTTGAAATGGGTCTCTCAAGCTTCCCCAACACTGTCTCAGAAGGTGTTTTGCCAATTTTGATTGTTAACACAGCCCTATCTTTTGCTATTATCAAGGATATCTTGAGATCCATCCTCCAGATTGTAGGTCTCTCTCCATATACTGAACCTGAATCCATTGATCCATCATGGCCTGAGAGTAATATTACCCCTGACATGTCCTATGTACATCCAGAAGCGCAGCTCATTGCAGAAGAAATCAGGCAGAGCCTACCCATCAAGAGATTCCAATCTGATAATGAATCTTCAAGCAATGAAGACGATGATGGCCATGTTGAGTGTGCAGTTTGTTTGTCCAAGTTTGAAGAGGGGGATGAGATTAGGCAGCTGCCCTGCTGCCACTTTTTCCACAGACTCTGCCTTGACAAGTGGCTGGACCATCAGCAGATCACCTGCCCTCTGTGCAGATCATGTCTCTTAACCGAGGATGCAGCACAGAAAATGAGGCTCAGCGAACAGGCCCTTACAGATGAACTCATATTCTGGTACTCTTCCTTCCAAGAATCTGGCTATCATGGGATGTGGATTGAGAGGTAA
- the LOC131063800 gene encoding probable E3 ubiquitin-protein ligase XERICO isoform X3 has translation MGLSSFPNTVSEGVLPILIVNTALSFAIIKDILRSILQIVGLSPYTEPESIDPSWPESNITPDMSYVHPEAQLIAEEIRQSLPIKRFQSDNESSSNEDDDGHVECAVCLSKFEEGDEIRQLPCCHFFHRLCLDKWLDHQQITCPLCRSCLLTEDAAQKMRLSEQALTDELIFWYSSFQESGYHGMWIER, from the coding sequence ATGGGTCTCTCAAGCTTCCCCAACACTGTCTCAGAAGGTGTTTTGCCAATTTTGATTGTTAACACAGCCCTATCTTTTGCTATTATCAAGGATATCTTGAGATCCATCCTCCAGATTGTAGGTCTCTCTCCATATACTGAACCTGAATCCATTGATCCATCATGGCCTGAGAGTAATATTACCCCTGACATGTCCTATGTACATCCAGAAGCGCAGCTCATTGCAGAAGAAATCAGGCAGAGCCTACCCATCAAGAGATTCCAATCTGATAATGAATCTTCAAGCAATGAAGACGATGATGGCCATGTTGAGTGTGCAGTTTGTTTGTCCAAGTTTGAAGAGGGGGATGAGATTAGGCAGCTGCCCTGCTGCCACTTTTTCCACAGACTCTGCCTTGACAAGTGGCTGGACCATCAGCAGATCACCTGCCCTCTGTGCAGATCATGTCTCTTAACCGAGGATGCAGCACAGAAAATGAGGCTCAGCGAACAGGCCCTTACAGATGAACTCATATTCTGGTACTCTTCCTTCCAAGAATCTGGCTATCATGGGATGTGGATTGAGAGGTAA